The following are from one region of the Eubacterium sp. MSJ-33 genome:
- a CDS encoding SPFH domain-containing protein, translating to MSKFAIACPNCGKSVEASTKLFAKKKIKCTCGYRINVHTDRMMTTKCSHCGNQVVFDQSKGKRAVCPVCRQKINTVNDTVEEFACEQCGIRLITARNASTYVCPVCDYENNVQERVMAEKIKTDGLASIIKYEGDNNTFIWKHPIEDFNFGSQLIVHESQEAIFFKDGQALDLFGPGRYTLETQQLPLLEKVYSLPTDTQGTFHSEVYFINKTVQMSIKWGTPDKVRFIDPLTGTPLALGASGEMNIQVSNSRKLLLKLIGTMKGISWEEGPGFTKSLQASFRPLIANAVKTNLSSVIKNEAIDILEIDEKLDLISDNLREKILPGFEEYGLTIPQFYVTSVVLPEDDPNFKRIRELHTITLQTRVIQAEATVKTAQAQSETQYRTAQEQSKAAIEVARREAELQRQTTETEIAKRAAERRVIEAQAEAQAQRMAGLTEAEIMKAKGYSQKDVLQADVQKAYAEGIGNMGPAISAGGGSGVLGDMLGLGVGMAAASAIAPQIGGMMQGFANPSMMQGGVTNQTITQADADNQAAFLSRNTWDCTCGQTGNTGNFCSNCGAKKPQAEQPDTWDCACGKTGNTGKFCSNCGAKKTEAETSWDCTCGQTGNTGNFCNNCGKKRGE from the coding sequence ATGTCAAAATTTGCGATAGCATGTCCAAACTGTGGAAAAAGTGTAGAAGCAAGTACAAAGTTATTTGCTAAAAAGAAAATAAAGTGCACATGCGGATATAGAATTAATGTTCATACGGACAGAATGATGACGACAAAATGTTCACATTGTGGTAATCAGGTTGTATTTGATCAATCAAAAGGAAAAAGAGCAGTTTGCCCAGTATGTAGACAAAAAATTAATACGGTAAATGATACAGTTGAGGAGTTCGCATGTGAACAATGTGGCATTCGCCTTATCACAGCAAGGAATGCATCGACCTATGTCTGCCCGGTTTGTGATTATGAGAATAACGTGCAGGAGCGCGTGATGGCAGAGAAAATCAAGACAGATGGACTGGCAAGTATCATAAAATACGAGGGCGATAATAACACATTTATCTGGAAGCATCCAATCGAAGATTTTAATTTCGGTTCCCAGTTGATTGTACATGAGAGTCAGGAGGCAATCTTCTTTAAGGATGGGCAGGCTCTCGATCTGTTCGGGCCCGGGCGTTATACGTTGGAGACACAGCAGCTTCCACTTTTGGAGAAAGTGTATTCGTTACCGACTGACACACAGGGGACATTTCATTCCGAGGTTTATTTCATCAACAAGACCGTCCAGATGTCTATCAAATGGGGAACCCCGGATAAGGTTCGGTTCATTGATCCGTTAACAGGAACGCCGCTTGCACTTGGTGCTTCTGGTGAGATGAATATTCAGGTGTCAAACTCCAGAAAATTATTGTTGAAATTAATAGGCACTATGAAAGGTATTTCGTGGGAAGAAGGACCGGGATTTACGAAGTCCCTGCAGGCGTCCTTCCGTCCGCTGATTGCAAATGCGGTCAAGACCAATCTTTCTTCTGTTATCAAGAATGAAGCGATTGATATTCTGGAAATCGATGAGAAGCTGGATTTGATATCGGATAATCTGCGAGAAAAAATCCTTCCGGGATTCGAGGAATATGGTTTGACGATACCGCAGTTTTATGTGACCAGTGTTGTTCTGCCGGAGGATGATCCGAATTTCAAGCGTATTCGGGAATTGCATACAATCACACTTCAGACACGGGTCATTCAGGCAGAAGCAACTGTGAAAACTGCACAAGCACAGAGCGAAACACAATATCGGACTGCACAGGAGCAGAGCAAAGCCGCAATCGAGGTAGCACGACGAGAAGCAGAATTGCAGCGTCAGACAACAGAGACAGAAATTGCAAAAAGAGCGGCAGAACGCCGCGTAATCGAAGCGCAGGCAGAAGCACAGGCACAACGGATGGCAGGATTGACGGAAGCTGAAATCATGAAGGCAAAAGGCTATTCGCAGAAGGATGTACTTCAGGCAGATGTTCAGAAAGCATATGCCGAAGGCATCGGCAACATGGGACCGGCTATTTCTGCCGGCGGTGGAAGTGGCGTGTTGGGAGACATGCTTGGTTTAGGTGTTGGTATGGCTGCGGCAAGTGCGATTGCTCCACAGATTGGAGGGATGATGCAGGGCTTTGCAAATCCATCTATGATGCAGGGAGGTGTAACCAACCAGACGATCACACAGGCAGATGCTGATAATCAGGCAGCTTTCTTGTCAAGAAATACGTGGGATTGTACATGCGGACAGACAGGGAATACAGGAAACTTTTGCAGCAACTGTGGGGCGAAGAAACCGCAGGCAGAACAACCGGACACATGGGATTGTGCATGTGGGAAGACAGGAAATACCGGTAAATTCTGTAGTAATTGTGGAGCAAAAAAAACGGAAGCAGAAACAAGCTGGGATTGCACATGTGGACAGACAGGAAATACAGGTAACTTCTGTAATAACTGTGGAAAGAAGCGGGGTGAATAG
- a CDS encoding recombinase family protein translates to MQYGYIRVSATDQNLDRQLIALKNAGVETKRIFVDKLSGKDFNRPNYKRLIKRLKRGDLLYIVSIDRLGRNYTEIQEQWRMLIHDKQVDICVLDMPLLDTRNKKDLMGTFVAELVLQILSFVAENERANIRKRQAEGIAAAKARGVQFGRPKIVLPDDFVDIVYAWKRQELTLNDILQRYPISRTTFYRRAKEYMGTK, encoded by the coding sequence ATGCAATATGGATACATCCGGGTCTCGGCGACAGATCAGAATTTGGACAGGCAGTTGATTGCGTTAAAGAACGCAGGCGTGGAAACAAAGCGGATATTTGTAGATAAATTATCGGGGAAAGATTTTAATCGTCCCAATTATAAAAGGCTGATAAAGCGATTAAAGCGTGGCGATCTGTTGTACATAGTGAGTATTGATCGGTTGGGGCGGAATTACACGGAGATTCAGGAACAATGGAGAATGCTGATTCATGATAAACAGGTGGATATCTGTGTGTTGGATATGCCGCTCTTAGATACGCGAAACAAGAAAGACCTGATGGGAACCTTTGTTGCAGAGCTGGTATTGCAGATACTTTCATTTGTTGCGGAAAATGAGAGAGCGAATATACGGAAAAGGCAGGCGGAAGGGATTGCAGCGGCAAAAGCGAGAGGTGTGCAGTTTGGCAGACCTAAAATCGTACTTCCGGATGATTTTGTGGATATTGTATATGCATGGAAACGACAGGAATTGACGTTGAATGATATTCTACAAAGGTATCCTATCAGCAGGACGACGTTCTACCGGCGGGCGAAAGAGTATATGGGGACAAAATAA
- the hcp gene encoding hydroxylamine reductase yields MSEMFCFQCQQTAGNKACVTTGVCGKQPETSNLQDELVCELIQLAEAATKEQNFTSESCRLIIDGLFTTLTNVNFDNDAIRDFIHRVIAERERIGSTPVPVISLWDGANDIVSLRSTLLFGLKGMSAYAHHARNLSYENEDVNRWFYKGLCEVNREHTVEEWITLIMEFGQINFKCMELLDTANTKSFGTPEPRRVHTDIRKGPFIVVSGHDLKDMAELLAQTEGTGVNVYTHCEMLPAHGYPELAKYKQLAGNFGTSWQSQQTEFENIPAPVLFTTNCLMPPRPSYADRIYTTSVVGYAGMKHITGDKDGHKDFSELIAHAKRLGGYEHDHSMSGINGGHIVTTGFAHGAVLSHADKIIAAIKSGAIKHIFLVGGCDGAHPGRNYYTEFVKQTPMDSLVLTLACGKYRFNDIDLGEIDGIPRILDMGQCNDSYSAIKVALALADAFSCSINELPLTLVLSWYEQKAVCILLTLLSLGVKKIYLGPTLPAFMSETVVKFLVDTYQLQPLTAPEQDMDTIFGRG; encoded by the coding sequence ATGTCAGAAATGTTTTGTTTTCAATGTCAGCAGACCGCAGGCAACAAAGCCTGTGTGACAACCGGTGTCTGTGGCAAACAGCCAGAAACCTCTAATCTGCAAGACGAGCTCGTATGCGAGCTGATCCAGCTGGCCGAGGCAGCTACGAAGGAGCAGAATTTCACGTCCGAATCCTGCCGTCTGATCATCGACGGACTTTTCACAACCTTGACCAATGTGAATTTTGATAACGATGCGATCCGGGATTTTATCCATCGTGTCATTGCGGAGCGGGAACGCATCGGTTCCACACCTGTTCCGGTTATCTCTCTGTGGGATGGTGCAAACGATATCGTATCGCTTCGCTCCACCCTGCTCTTCGGACTGAAGGGTATGTCCGCCTACGCGCATCACGCCCGCAACTTAAGCTATGAGAACGAGGACGTCAACCGATGGTTTTACAAGGGCTTATGCGAGGTCAATCGGGAACACACTGTGGAAGAATGGATTACCCTGATCATGGAATTTGGGCAGATTAATTTCAAATGTATGGAATTGCTTGATACGGCAAATACAAAATCCTTCGGCACTCCGGAGCCGCGACGCGTACACACTGACATCCGGAAGGGACCATTTATCGTCGTGTCCGGTCATGACCTAAAAGATATGGCAGAACTGCTCGCGCAGACAGAAGGAACCGGTGTCAATGTCTACACACACTGCGAGATGCTTCCGGCACATGGCTATCCGGAGCTTGCGAAATATAAACAGCTTGCCGGGAATTTCGGAACCAGCTGGCAGAGTCAGCAGACGGAATTCGAGAATATCCCTGCCCCTGTGCTTTTCACGACAAACTGTCTGATGCCGCCGCGTCCAAGCTACGCTGACCGCATTTACACGACATCCGTTGTCGGTTATGCCGGAATGAAGCACATCACCGGAGATAAAGACGGACACAAGGATTTCAGCGAATTGATTGCACACGCCAAACGCTTAGGCGGTTATGAGCACGACCACAGCATGAGCGGTATTAACGGCGGTCATATTGTAACGACCGGTTTTGCACATGGTGCAGTTTTATCCCACGCAGACAAAATCATAGCCGCCATCAAGAGTGGTGCGATCAAACACATCTTTCTTGTCGGCGGCTGTGACGGTGCCCATCCGGGACGAAATTATTATACAGAATTTGTAAAGCAGACACCGATGGATTCCCTCGTCCTGACACTCGCCTGCGGCAAATACCGTTTTAACGATATCGATCTTGGGGAAATTGACGGGATTCCACGTATCTTAGACATGGGGCAATGCAACGACTCTTACAGTGCCATCAAGGTTGCCCTCGCACTTGCAGATGCATTTTCGTGCAGCATCAACGAGCTTCCGCTTACCCTCGTCTTATCGTGGTACGAACAGAAGGCTGTCTGCATCCTGCTCACCCTGCTTTCGCTCGGTGTCAAAAAGATATACCTTGGCCCGACGCTCCCGGCATTCATGTCCGAGACCGTTGTCAAATTCTTAGTTGATACCTACCAGCTCCAGCCACTTACAGCGCCGGAGCAGGATATGGATACGATTTTCGGCAGAGGTTAG
- a CDS encoding TIR domain-containing protein has translation MAQMITFKCKICGGNLTVSPGEYLAECEYCGTTMTIPNIDSERKARMFDRANQYRINCEFDKAYESFKVIADEDETEAEAYWGMVLSEYGIEYVEDPETHRRKPTCHRAHLESIKKCVNFQMACKYAEKENVVWYQEEAEIIDNISKRIAGIGAKEEPYDIFICYKETDDITNERTEDSVLAQSIYDELVKRNYRVFFSRISLEEKLGKDYEPYIYSALVSAPVMIVVTTSNEHCQAVWVKNEWSRYIGFMHEDDSKTIIPVYKKMSPYDLPEELSRFQAQDMDKIGAIQDLVHAVEKLLGNAKNNDSESVKNLRNEIETRNRKTKKIIVIGTIAIMLGALAIGIIWKVRNKKINSTTDSQYVMTEQDEIEQYYSVMQEAYKNGDYNDAVSQWLEATVVLNEYGGVQGKEYKETKEIKETEVRLFDEYMKEQKEEYMSRNSDEYYYSNLYDVLYCLSYHKHVLDESEIFNGDENEKNFYIKILKKAAQEEIEGYKYDSQQRQPYQDIYDYLDNM, from the coding sequence ATGGCACAGATGATAACATTTAAATGCAAAATATGTGGAGGTAATCTTACTGTTTCACCGGGTGAGTATTTAGCTGAGTGCGAATATTGTGGAACAACAATGACTATTCCGAATATAGACTCTGAAAGAAAAGCACGTATGTTTGATCGTGCAAATCAATATAGAATTAATTGTGAATTTGATAAGGCGTATGAGTCGTTTAAGGTTATTGCGGATGAGGATGAAACAGAGGCTGAAGCATATTGGGGAATGGTTCTATCAGAGTATGGAATTGAATATGTAGAAGACCCGGAAACACATAGGAGGAAACCGACATGTCATAGGGCACATTTAGAGTCCATAAAAAAATGCGTTAATTTTCAAATGGCCTGTAAATATGCGGAAAAAGAAAATGTAGTCTGGTATCAAGAAGAAGCGGAGATAATAGATAATATTTCTAAAAGAATAGCAGGTATCGGAGCAAAGGAAGAACCGTACGATATTTTTATATGTTACAAAGAGACAGATGATATTACAAATGAACGAACAGAAGATAGCGTATTGGCTCAATCAATTTATGATGAATTGGTAAAAAGAAACTATCGAGTATTTTTTTCAAGGATATCGTTAGAAGAAAAGCTGGGTAAAGATTATGAGCCATATATTTATTCTGCATTGGTGAGCGCACCAGTTATGATAGTTGTGACTACTAGCAACGAACATTGTCAGGCTGTTTGGGTAAAAAATGAGTGGTCAAGATATATTGGATTTATGCATGAGGATGATTCAAAAACCATAATTCCGGTCTACAAGAAAATGTCGCCATATGATTTACCAGAAGAATTATCAAGATTTCAGGCTCAGGACATGGACAAAATTGGAGCCATCCAGGATTTGGTGCATGCAGTAGAGAAGCTGCTGGGAAATGCAAAAAATAATGATTCAGAATCTGTAAAAAATCTTAGAAATGAAATAGAAACACGAAATAGGAAAACAAAGAAAATCATTGTAATTGGTACAATTGCAATCATGTTAGGTGCTCTTGCTATTGGTATAATTTGGAAAGTTAGAAATAAAAAAATAAACTCAACTACAGACAGCCAGTATGTCATGACTGAACAAGATGAAATAGAGCAGTATTATTCAGTAATGCAGGAAGCTTATAAAAATGGAGATTATAACGATGCTGTTTCACAGTGGCTTGAAGCAACGGTTGTTTTGAATGAATATGGGGGAGTTCAGGGAAAGGAGTATAAGGAGACTAAAGAAATTAAGGAAACAGAAGTGAGATTGTTTGATGAATACATGAAGGAACAGAAAGAAGAATATATGAGTAGAAATAGCGATGAGTATTATTACTCTAATTTATATGATGTTTTATATTGTCTATCATACCACAAGCATGTGTTAGACGAATCAGAAATTTTTAATGGTGATGAAAATGAGAAAAATTTCTATATTAAGATTTTGAAAAAAGCGGCTCAAGAGGAAATTGAAGGTTACAAATATGATTCGCAACAAAGGCAACCATACCAGGATATATATGACTATTTAGACAATATGTAA
- a CDS encoding phospholipase D family protein has protein sequence MRKHRVLRVIGCVVGAIVIILLYEMIGIFAAYKKQPELSEETKQSLHPEDIYTDATVEERACIIEENGNALLQRVRLIEQAKEEIVLSTFAFHDDDSGQIMMGALLRAAERNVHIRILVDGFESWTAMEGNAHFYAMSSHPNIEIKVYNRANPLKPWEMMGRMHDKYLIADGKTYILGGRNTYNYFLGEFPGHKNYDRDVLVICENPQADSSVNQLLAYFETIWSQKDCKYFHDKEKLADRKSVKQAKEDVQTAFANYYDAQKDTITDTDFEKDTVVTDKIMLISNPIHTGAKEPTAWYEMGVLMKQAKKRVKIHTPYIICNDMMYDTWADVAANVPEFTVMTNSVANNGNPFGSADYQKNRDKISSTGVTIWEYEGGYSYHGKSILIDDDISIIGSFNMDMRSVYLDTELMLVIRSKEINAQLESAMMKYEQGARQVLADGQYANPYHVEPIAFTPKRRRRVFVVRYLLGWLRFLF, from the coding sequence ATGAGGAAACATCGAGTGCTTAGAGTGATCGGTTGCGTCGTTGGCGCAATCGTGATCATTCTGCTATATGAAATGATTGGAATATTTGCTGCATACAAGAAGCAGCCGGAGCTCTCGGAAGAGACGAAGCAGAGCCTGCATCCCGAAGATATCTATACGGATGCAACAGTTGAAGAACGCGCCTGTATTATTGAAGAAAATGGTAATGCGTTATTGCAGCGTGTCCGCCTGATTGAACAGGCGAAGGAAGAAATCGTCTTATCCACGTTCGCATTTCACGATGATGACAGCGGACAGATCATGATGGGCGCTTTGCTTCGGGCAGCGGAGCGGAATGTGCACATCCGTATCTTAGTAGATGGATTCGAGAGCTGGACGGCGATGGAAGGAAATGCACATTTCTATGCGATGTCGTCGCATCCGAATATCGAGATCAAGGTGTATAACCGTGCGAATCCGTTAAAACCTTGGGAGATGATGGGGCGCATGCATGACAAATATCTGATCGCAGATGGGAAGACATATATCCTTGGCGGACGAAATACATACAATTATTTCTTGGGTGAATTTCCGGGACATAAAAATTACGACCGCGATGTGCTGGTCATCTGCGAGAATCCGCAGGCGGATAGCTCCGTGAACCAGCTGCTTGCTTATTTTGAGACGATCTGGAGCCAGAAGGATTGTAAATATTTCCATGACAAAGAGAAGCTTGCCGACCGGAAATCTGTCAAGCAGGCAAAGGAAGATGTGCAGACGGCATTTGCCAATTATTACGATGCACAAAAAGATACAATCACAGACACGGACTTTGAGAAAGATACGGTTGTAACTGACAAGATCATGTTGATCTCGAATCCAATCCATACCGGGGCGAAGGAGCCGACAGCATGGTATGAGATGGGTGTCCTGATGAAGCAGGCGAAGAAACGTGTGAAGATCCACACACCGTACATCATTTGCAATGATATGATGTATGACACATGGGCGGACGTTGCCGCAAATGTACCGGAATTTACCGTTATGACAAACTCTGTCGCGAATAACGGCAACCCGTTTGGTTCCGCAGATTATCAGAAGAACCGTGACAAAATCAGTAGTACCGGAGTCACAATCTGGGAGTATGAAGGCGGATATTCATATCATGGAAAGAGTATTTTGATCGATGATGATATATCCATCATTGGTTCTTTCAATATGGATATGCGCAGTGTCTACTTGGATACAGAGCTGATGCTTGTAATCCGAAGCAAGGAGATCAACGCTCAGTTGGAATCAGCCATGATGAAATATGAACAGGGCGCAAGACAGGTGCTTGCTGACGGACAGTATGCGAATCCATATCATGTGGAGCCAATCGCATTCACACCGAAACGCCGCCGTAGAGTATTTGTTGTACGATATCTGCTTGGATGGTTACGGTTTTTGTTTTAG
- the thrS gene encoding threonine--tRNA ligase has product MVNFKEDEQLKTLNHSCAHLMAQAIKHLYPQAKFWVGPVVAEGFYYDVDLGDDVIRDEDIAAIEKEMKKVAKSGKKIIRKEISKEEAMEMFKDDEYKLDLISNLEDGTISCYEQGDFTDLCRGPHVDNVKLCRNFKLLRHSGAYWKGDSNNKVLQRIYGVCFPTAEELEAHLKLLEEAKERDHRKIGKDMQLFMVDDLVGRGLPMFLPKGYTIWQELENYIKDKERKLGYLHVMTPCVGTVNLYKTSGHWDHYKENMFPAMDVEGESFVLRPMNCPHHMMIYANRMHSYKDLPIRIGEIAHDFRFEASGTLKGIERGRHFCQNDAHLFVTPEQIEDEFSKVVDLIFSTYKDFGITDYRCVLSLRDPENKVKYHDDDEMWNTAEDALRKVLNDLGIEYTEEIGEAAFYGPKLDVNVKPAVGNEYTLSTCQLDFCLPAKFQLTYIDKDGEKKTPVVLHRAILGSLDRFMAYILEETKGNLPTWLAPVQVKVMPVKTDNEELMAYAHKVVDALDAKNVRVELDDRAEKLGYRMREGQVEKVPYLLVLGFNEVENNTVSYRLHGQADTTVVGLDEFVAKIEEEIKTKAKNR; this is encoded by the coding sequence ATGGTAAATTTCAAAGAAGACGAGCAGTTAAAAACATTGAACCACTCTTGTGCACATTTGATGGCGCAGGCAATCAAGCACCTGTACCCACAGGCAAAATTCTGGGTAGGACCGGTTGTTGCAGAAGGCTTCTACTATGACGTAGACCTCGGCGATGACGTAATCCGCGATGAGGATATCGCAGCAATCGAGAAGGAAATGAAGAAGGTTGCAAAGTCCGGCAAGAAGATCATCCGCAAGGAGATCTCCAAAGAAGAAGCAATGGAGATGTTCAAGGATGATGAGTACAAGCTGGATCTGATCTCCAATCTGGAAGATGGAACGATTTCCTGCTATGAGCAGGGCGACTTTACAGACCTCTGCCGTGGACCTCACGTAGATAATGTAAAGCTCTGCCGTAACTTCAAGCTGCTCCGTCACTCTGGCGCTTATTGGAAGGGCGACAGTAACAACAAGGTATTGCAGAGAATCTATGGTGTCTGCTTCCCGACAGCAGAAGAGCTGGAGGCACATCTGAAGCTTCTCGAAGAGGCAAAGGAGAGAGACCACAGAAAGATTGGTAAGGACATGCAGTTGTTCATGGTAGACGATCTCGTTGGACGTGGACTTCCGATGTTCCTTCCAAAGGGCTATACAATCTGGCAGGAGCTGGAGAACTACATCAAGGACAAGGAGCGTAAGCTTGGTTACCTGCACGTTATGACACCATGTGTTGGTACGGTAAATCTGTACAAAACATCCGGTCACTGGGATCACTACAAGGAAAACATGTTCCCGGCCATGGACGTAGAGGGTGAGTCTTTCGTTCTTCGTCCGATGAACTGCCCACATCATATGATGATTTATGCAAACCGTATGCATTCTTATAAAGACCTCCCAATCCGTATTGGTGAGATCGCACACGACTTCCGTTTCGAGGCGAGTGGTACTTTGAAGGGTATCGAGCGAGGCAGACACTTCTGTCAGAACGATGCGCATTTGTTCGTGACACCGGAGCAGATCGAGGATGAATTCTCAAAGGTTGTTGACCTGATCTTCAGCACCTATAAGGATTTCGGTATCACAGATTACCGCTGCGTCCTGTCACTGCGTGATCCGGAGAACAAGGTAAAATACCATGATGATGACGAGATGTGGAACACAGCTGAAGATGCACTTCGTAAGGTATTGAACGACCTTGGTATCGAGTATACAGAGGAGATCGGTGAGGCTGCTTTCTACGGACCGAAGCTTGATGTAAATGTAAAGCCGGCTGTCGGAAATGAATATACACTTTCTACCTGCCAGCTTGACTTCTGCCTGCCAGCGAAGTTCCAGCTTACTTATATTGACAAGGACGGCGAGAAGAAGACACCGGTTGTATTGCACAGAGCAATCCTCGGTTCTCTGGATCGTTTCATGGCATACATTCTGGAGGAGACAAAGGGTAACCTTCCAACATGGTTAGCGCCGGTTCAGGTAAAGGTTATGCCGGTTAAGACAGACAACGAAGAACTGATGGCATATGCACATAAGGTTGTGGATGCACTGGATGCAAAGAATGTTCGTGTCGAGTTAGACGACAGAGCAGAGAAGCTTGGCTACCGTATGCGTGAAGGTCAGGTGGAGAAGGTTCCATATCTTCTGGTTCTTGGATTCAATGAGGTAGAGAATAACACGGTATCTTACAGACTGCATGGTCAGGCAGATACAACTGTTGTTGGTCTGGATGAATTTGTTGCGAAGATTGAGGAAGAGATCAAGACAAAGGCGAAAAACAGATAA
- a CDS encoding CopG family transcriptional regulator encodes MAEKVLRIEAKRYREDSVVMSARIPKDMLQDIDFVAKESGRTRNEIVTMFLDFALKNTEIIEK; translated from the coding sequence ATGGCGGAAAAAGTTTTAAGAATCGAGGCGAAAAGATATAGAGAGGACTCGGTCGTGATGTCTGCGCGCATACCAAAAGATATGTTACAGGATATTGATTTTGTAGCAAAGGAGTCCGGCAGAACACGGAACGAGATTGTAACTATGTTTTTAGACTTCGCATTAAAAAATACAGAGATAATAGAAAAATAA